The Harpia harpyja isolate bHarHar1 chromosome 13, bHarHar1 primary haplotype, whole genome shotgun sequence genome contains a region encoding:
- the CHD3 gene encoding LOW QUALITY PROTEIN: chromodomain-helicase-DNA-binding protein 3 (The sequence of the model RefSeq protein was modified relative to this genomic sequence to represent the inferred CDS: inserted 2 bases in 1 codon; deleted 2 bases in 2 codons): PVFLHVTVRAAAEGTSHSHPSPSAASVCPRGSGCRVPADGDDELLRGLEGALGVKKKKRGPRKQKENKPGKPRKRKKLVSEDELESEREEYQREEYREKSESGGSDSGGAARKRRRKHREKKEKKTKRRKKADEEGGQKVKAVEQKSSAQLLGAWGLEDVDHVFTEEDYHTLTNYKAFSQFMRPLIAKKNPKIPMSKMMTILGAKWREFSANNPFKGSAAAVAAAAAAAAAAVAEQVSAAVAAVAPEAPPPPLRKAKTKEGKGPGHKKRSKSPRVPELKRKMKGRKMAPLKIKLGVLGGKRKKSSSSEDAGEAEEESDAESPGVLGATTRPDPTTRLKKLKRGRPGRKKKKAPCAGLSRERGPVGTGAAPAHGPGPEEEGDGYETDHQDYCEVCQQGGEIILCDTCPRAYHLVCLDPELDRAPEGRWSCPHCEKEGVQWEAKEEEEEEEEEEEEGEKEEEDDHMEYCRVCKDGGELLCCDACVSSYHIHCLNPPLPEVPNGEWLCPRCTCPVLKGRVQKILYWRWGEPPPPVAAPXPGPPPEGPPPALQGRSEREFFVKWVGLSYWHCSWIKELQLEIFHLVMYRNYQRKNDMDEPPPLDYGSGDDDPKSEKRGAGGDPLFGGMEERFYRYGIKPEWMTVHRIINHSVDRKGQYHYLVKWRDLPYDQATWEEDEMPIPDYDLHKLAYWKHREVFMGEDPAQPRRYKKKKKETPGEGPPDSPTNDPTVKYETQPRFITATGGTLHLYQLEGLNWLRFSWAQSTDTILADEMGLGKTIQTIVFLYSLYKEGHTKGPFLVSAPLSTIINWEREFQMWAPAFYVVTYTGDKDSRAIIRENEFSFDDNAMKGGKKAFKMKREAQVKFHVLLTSYELITIDQAALGSIRWACLVVDEAHRLKNNQSKFFRVLNGYKIEHKLLLTGTPLQNNLEELFHLLNFLTPERFNNLEGFLEEFADISKEDQIKKLHDLLGPHMLRRLKADVFKNMPAKTELIVRVELSPMQKKYYKYILTRNFEALNSRGGGNQVSLLNIMMDLKKCCNHPYLFPVAAMESPKLPSGAYEGGALIKASGKLLLLQKMLRKLKEQNHRVLIFSQMTKMLDLLEDFLDYEGYKYERIDGGITGALRQEAIDRFNAPGAQQFCFLLSTRAGGLGINLATADTVVIFDSDWNPHNDIQAFSRAHRIGQANKVMIYRFVTRASVEERITQVAKRKMMLTHLVVRPGLGSKAGSMSKQELDDILKFGTEELFKDENEGENKEEDSSVIHYDNEAIARLLDRNQDATDDADVQNMNEYLSSFKVAQYVVREEDKIEEIEREIIKQEENVDPDYWEKLLRHHYEQQQEDLARNLGKGKRVRKQVNYNDAAQEDQDNQSEYSVGSEEEDEDFDERPEGRRQSKRQLRNEKDKPLPPLLARVGGNIEVLGFNTRQRKAFLNAVMRWGMPPQDAFTSQWLVRDLRGKTEKEFKAYVSLFMRHLCEPGADGSETFADGVPREGLSRQQVLTRIGVMSLVKKKVQEFEHINGRWSLPELAPEPSADSKRSSRASSPAKTCPPSPEQSGPPSPGPPTPATPAPSERGDGPGPPPDRDDGDTRDEKEPKGPEKMETEPPVPEMPPSPGDGSEAEGPRKGEEEEGPGQREPEAEGPPAREERTGSEAEKGPGGEKGDEKPPEEEPKERPGDLDPKREEVKAEKEPKLEARANGRRDDKAEKPRFMFNIADGGFTELHTLWQNEERAAISSGKLNEIWHRRHDYWLLAGIVLHGYARWTDIQNDGAFGVINEPFKGEASKGNFLEMKNKFLARRFKLLEQALVIEEQLRRAAYLNMTQDPSHPAMALNTRFAEVECLAESHQHLSKESLAGNKPANAVLHKVLNQLEELLSDMKADVTRLPATLSRIPPIAARLQMSERSILSRLASKGTESHPPPTFPPGPYATPQSYGGTFGTPPAGALPPGGANYSQMPPGSFITAAANGPPVLVKREREAEGPEKKEPRGGEVICIDD, translated from the exons GTGAGCGAAGATGAGCTGGAGTCGGAACGGGAGGAATACCAGCGGGAAGAGTACCGGGAGAAGTCGGAGAGCGGCGGCAGCGACTCCGGGGGGGCGGCCAGGAAGCGGCGGCGGAAGCACCgcgagaagaaggagaagaaaacaaaaagacgGAAAAAGGCCGATGAGGAGGGGGGGCAGAAGGTGAAG GCGGTGGAGCAGAAGTCCTCGGCACAGTTGCTGGGGGCCTGGGGGCTGGAGGACGTGGACCATGTCTTCACTGAGGAGGACTATCACACTCTCACCAACTACAAGGCCTTCAGCCAGTTCATGag GCCCCTGATCGCCAAGAAGAACCCCAAAATCCCCATGTCGAAGATGATGACCATCCTGGGGGCCAAGTGGCGGGAATTCAGCGCCAACAACCCCTTCAAAGGCTCCGCCGCTGCCgtggctgccgccgccgccgccgctgccgccgccgtgGCTGAGCAAGTGTCCGCAGCCGTGGCCGCCGTGGCCCCCGAGGCCCCCCCGCCACCCCTGCGCAAGGCCAAGACCAAGGAAGGCAAAG GTCCCGGCCACAAGAAACGCAGCAAGAGCCCGCGGGTGCCAGagctgaagaggaagatgaaggggAGGAAGATGGCGCCGCTGAAAATCAAACTGGGTGTCCTGGGTGGCAAGCGCAAGAAGAGCAGCTCG AGCGAGGACgcgggggaggcagaggaggagtcgGATGCTGAGAGCCCCGGGGTGCTGGGTGCCACCACCCGCCCCGACCCCACCACCCGCCTCAAGAAGCTCAAGCGAGGACGTCCCGGCCGCAAGAAGAAGAAGG CCCCCTGCGCCGGCCTCAGCCGGGAGCGCGGCCCCGTGGGGACGGGCGCGGCGCCCGCGCACG ggccggggccggaggAGGAGGGGGACGGCTACGAGACGGACCACCAGGACTACTGCGAGGTGTGCCAGCAGGGCGGGGAGATCATCCTCTGCGACACCTGCCCCCGCGCCTACCACCTCGTCTGCCTCGACCCCGAGCTTGACCGCGCGCCCGAGGGCCGCTGGAGCTGCCCCCACTGC GAGAAGGAGGGGGTGCAGTGGGAAgcgaaggaggaggaggaagaggaggaagaggaggaggaggaaggggagaaggaggaggaggacgaccACATGGAGTACTGCCGGGTGTGCAAGGACGGcggggagctgctctgctgcgACGCCTGCGTCTCCTCCTACCACATCCACTGCCTCAACCCCCCCCTGCCCGAGGTCCCCAACGGCGAGTGGCTCTGTCCCCGCTGCACG TGCCCGGTGCTGAAGGGGCGAGTACAGAAGATCCTGTACTGGCGGTGGGGGGAGCCGCCCCCCCCTGTggccgcccc cccggggcccccccccGAGGGGCCCCCCCCGGCGTTGCAGGGTCGTTCGGAGCGCGAGTTCTTCGTCAAGTGGGTCGGGCTCTCCTACTGGCACTGCTCCTGGATCAAGGAGCTGCAG CTGGAGATCTTCCACCTGGTGATGTACCGCAACTACCAGCGCAAGAACGACATGGATGAGCCACCCCCCCTCGACTATGGCTCAGGGGACGATGACCCCAAGAGCGAGAaacggggggccgggggggacccCCTTTTCGGGGGGATGGAGGAACGTTTCTACCGCTACGGCATCAAACCCGAGTGGATGACGGTGCATCGCATCATCAACCACAG CGTGGACCGGAAGGGGCAGTACCACTACCTGGTGAAGTGGCGGGACCTGCCCTACGACCAGGCCACCTGGGAGGAGGACGAGATGCCCATCCCGGACTACGACCTCCACAAGCTGGCCTACTGGAAGCACCG GGAGGTGTTCATGGGGGAGGACCCGGCGCAGCCCCGGCGctacaaaaagaagaagaaggagacgCCGGGGGAGGGACCCCCCGACTCCCCCACCAACGAC ccgacggTGAAGTACGAGACGCAGCCGCGGTTCATCACGGCGACGGGCGGCACCCTGCACCTCTACCAGCTGGAGGGGCTGAACTGGCTGCGCTTCTCCTGGGCCCAGAGCACCGACACCATCCTGGCCGACGAGATGGGGCTGGGCAAGACCATCCAGACCATCGTCTTCCTCTACTCCCTCTACAAGGAG GGCCACACCAAGGGCCCGTTCCTCGTCAGCGCCCCGCTCTCCACCATCATCAACTGGGAGCGGGAGTTCCAGATGTGGGCCCCCGCCTTCTACGTCGTCACCTACACCGGGGACAAGGACAGCCGGGCCATCATCCGCGAGAACGAGTTCTCCTTCGATGACAACGCCATGAAGGGGGGCAAGAAGGCCTTCAAGATGAAG CGGGAGGCGCAGGTGAAGTTCCACGTGCTGCTGACGTCCTACGAGCTGATCACCATCGACCAGGCGGCGCTGGGCTCCATCCGCTGGGCTTGCTTGGTGGTGGATGAGGCCCACCGCCTCAAGAACAACCAGTCCAAG TTCTTTCGGGTGCTGAACGGGTACAAGATCGAGCACAAGCTGCTGCTGACGGGGACCCCGCTGCAGAACAACCTGGAGGAGCTCTTCCACCTCCTCAACTTCCTCACTCCTGAGCGCTTCAA caaccTGGAGGGTTTCTTGGAGGAGTTTGCCGACATCTCCAAGGAAGACCAGATCAAGAAGCTCCACGACCTGCTGGGTCCCCACATGCTGCGGCGCCTCAAGGCCGACGTCTTCAAGAACATGCCGGCCAAGACCGAGCTCATCGTCCGTGTCGAGCTCAGCCCCATGCAGAA GAAGTACTACAAGTACATCCTGACGCGCAACTTCGAGGCGTTGAACTCGCGG GGTGGCGGGAACCAGGTGTCGCTGCTCAACATCATGATGGACCTGAAGAAGTGCTGCAACCACCCCTACCTCTTCCCCGTCGCCGCCATG GAGTCCCCGAAGCTGCCGAGTGGTGCCTACGAGGGGGGGGCCCTGATCAAGGCCTCGGGgaagctgctcctgctgcagaaaatgctgcGGAAGCTGAAGGAGCAAAACCACCGGGTGCTCATCTTCTCCCAG ATGACGAAGATGCTGGACCTGCTGGAGGATTTCCTGGACTACGAGGGCTACAAGTACGAGCGCATCGACGGGGGCATCACGGGGGCCCTGCGCCAGGAGGCCATCGACCGCTTCAACG cgccgggggcGCAGCAGTTCTGCTTCCTGCTGTCGACGCGGGCCGGGGGCCTCGGCATCAACCTGGCCACCGCCGACACCGTCGTCATCTTCGACTCCGACTGGAACCCCCACAACGACATCCAG gcCTTCAGCCGGGCGCACCGCATCGGCCAGGCCAACAAGGTGATGATCTACCGGTTTGTCACGCGCGCGTCGGTGGAGGAACGCATCACGCAGGTGGCCAAGCGCAAGATGATGCTGACGCACTTGGTGGTGCGCCCGGGACTGGGCTCCAAGGCCGGCTCCATGTCCAAGCAGGAGCTTGATGATATCCTCAAATTCGGCACTGAGGAGCTCTTCAAGGACGAGAACGAGG GGGAGAACAAGGAGGAGGACAGTAGCGTCATCCACTACGACAATGAGGCCATCGCCCGGCTGCTGGACCGCAACCAGGATGCCACCGACGATGCCGACGTGCAGAACATGAACGAGTACCTCAGCTCCTTCAAGGTGGCCCAGTACGTCGTGCGTGAGGAGGACAAG ATCGAGGAGATCGAGCGGGAGATCATCAAGCAGGAGGAGAACGTCGACCCCGACtactgggagaagctgctgcgaCACCACTacgagcagcagcaggaggacctGGCGCGCAACCTGGGCAAGGGCAAGCGGGTGCGCAAGCAGGTCAACTACAACGATGCCGCCCAGGAGGACCAAG ACAACCAGTCCGAGTACTCGGTGGGCTccgaggaggaggacgaggactTCGATGAGCGGCCGGAGG gcCGGCGTCAGTCCAAGCGGCAGCTGCGGAACGAGAAGGACAAACCCCTGCCCCCGCTGCTGGCCCGGGTGGGCGGCAATATCGAG gtgcTGGGGTTCAACACACGGCAGCGCAAGGCCTTCCTGAACGCGGTGATGCGGTGGGGGATGCCCCCCCAGGACGCCTTCACCTCCCAGTGGCTCGTCCGCGACCTGCGCGGCAAGACCGAAAAGGAGTTCAA GGCCTACGTGTCCCTGTTCATGCGTCACCTGTGCGAGCCGGGGGCCGACGGCTCCGAGACCTTCGCGGACGGGGTCCCCCGGGAGGGGCTCTCGCGGCAGCAGGTGCTGACCCGCATCGGCGTCATGTCCCTCGTCAAGAAGAAG GTGCAGGAGTTTGAGCACATCAACGGGCGCTGGAGCCTGCCCGAGCTGGCCCCGGAGCCCAGCGCCGACTCCAAGCGCTCCTCCCGCGCCTCCTCCCCCGCCAAgacctgcccccccagccccgaaCAGagcggcccccccagccccggcccccccacgCCCG ccacgCCGGCGCCCAGCGAGCGC GGGGACGGGCCAGGGCCACCCCCAGACAGGGACGACGGTGACACCAGGGACGAGAAGGAGCCTAAAGGCCCCGAGAAGATGGAGACAGAG cctCCTGTCCCCGAGATGCCACCGTCCCCAGGCGATGGCAGCGAGGCCGAAGGGCCgcggaagggggaggaggaggagggacctGGCCAGCGGGAGCCCGAGGCCGAAGGGCCCCCGGCCCGCGAGGAGCGAACAG GCTCCGAGGCCGAGAAGGGTCCTGGGGGAGAGAAGGGCGACGAGAAACCCCCCGAGGAGGAGCCCAAGGAGCGGCCGGGGGATCTTGACCCTAAACGAG AGGAGGTGAAGGCCGAGAAGGAACCCAAGCTGGAGGCGCGTGCCAACGGCCGGCGGGATGACAAAGCCGAGAAGCCGCGCTTCATGTTCAACATCGCCGACGGCGGCTTCACGG AGCTGCACACGCTGTGGCAGAACGAGGAGCGCGCCGCCATCTCCTCGGGGAAGCTCAATGAAATTTGGCACCGGCGCCACGATTACTGGCTGCTGGCCGGCATCGTCCT CCACGGCTACGCGCGCTGGACGGACATCCAGAACGACGGCGCCTTCGGGGTCATCAACGAACCCTTCAAGGGCGAAGCCTCCAAGGGAAACTTCCTCGAGATGAAGAACAAGTTCCTCGCACGCCGCTTCAAA ctactGGAGCAGGCGCTGGTGATCGAGGAGCAGCTCCGGCGCGCCGCCTACCTGAACATGACGCAAGACCCGAGCCACCCCGCCATGGCCCTCAACACCCGCTTCGCCGAGGTCGAGTGCCTGGCCGAGAGCCACCAGCACTTGTCCAAGGAGTCGCTGGCGGGCAACAAGCCCGCGAACGCCGTCCTGCACAAGG TGCTGAACCAACTGGAGGAGCTGCTGAGCGACATGAAGGCGGACGTCACCCGCCTCCCCGCCACCCTCTCCCGCATCCCCCCCATCGCCGCCCGCCTCCAGATGTCGGAGCGCAGCATCCTCAGCCGCCTCGCCAGCAAGGGCACCGAGAGCCACCCCCCGCCC ACCTTCCCGCCGGGGCCCTATGCCACCCCCCAGAGCTATGGGGGCACCTTTGGGACCCCCCCGGCCGGAGCCCTCCCCCCTGGAGGGGCCAACTACAGCCAGATGCCGCCTGGCTCCTTCATCACCG ccgCCGCCAACGGCCCCCCAGTGCTGGTGAAACGGGAGCGCGAGGCCGAAGGGCCGGAGAAGAAGGAGCCGCGCGGGGGCGAAGTCATCTGTATCGACgactga